From Verrucomicrobiota bacterium:
GGATAATGGTATTGGCTGGCTTCGGCTCCGGGGGCGTCCAATTCCAGGTGGCGCTTCCATTTCCACGTTTTGCCTTCGTCATCGGAAATTTGCACCAGCAAACTGTTCCGGCCGCGTTCCGTGTCGTTGCTGATCAGGAGCCAGTGGCCGTTCCGAAGCGACGTAATCTCCGCGCCGGAGCCGGGATTGGGCAATTCGCTGTCGGTGACGCGGCTCCAGGTTTCGCCGCGATCGTGCGATTCGCTTTGGTGAAGGCGCTTCGGCGGCGGGCCGTTGTCGCGCATCAAAGTGAACAGGGAACCGTTCTTCCGCCGCACGATGCTGGGCTGAATGTTCCCGGCGCCGACGAGCGGCGTGCTCGTGTGCCAGTTTTTCCCCCAGTCATCCGTGATGGCCATGAGCGAGAAGGAAAAGCCGTCGGAATACAGCGGCACGATCAACCGCGTGCCATCGAGAATGAACGGATGCGCCCGCGTCATCCAACCGAGCCGGCGATAAAGTTTGTCGGCGGCCTTTTTGCGCAGTTCGGCCAGACGCGTCTGGAACCGCTGCTTGGCGTCGTCGGGGTAGGATGAATCGCGAAGCGTGGCCTCTGCGGCGTCGGCATATTTGGAGACGGTTTCCGCGAACTCGTTTCCGGGCGTGACGTGGAGGACTTCGCTCACTTCCCATTTGGGCGGGCCGTCGCTGGAATAGTCCGTCGCAATGCGATACTTCATGAGCGCCGTGTGCCATTCGTTGGCCAGGATGGTCGGCCACAGCAGCCAGAGTCGTCCGGAAGGATCGAAGAACATCGCGCAATTGGTGTCCGGGTATCCGGGCGTGTCGGCCAGGGTGAAGCGAGCGCTCCAACGTGTTTCGCCTTTGCGTTTGCGCGCGCCTTCGATTTTGACGTCATCCGCCGTCCGCTCGCCGGAGCCGTGGAACCAACAGACGAGCAGATCGCCATTCGGCGCTTCGACGATGCAGGACGCGTGATTGTGCCAGTGTTCGAGCGGGAAGATCAGTTCGGATTCGAGGAAAGGCGGTTGAGAATCCGCGGCGGCGGCCTGCCATCGTTGTGGGATCGAAAGCGAAAGGAGGATACCGAGCGCGAAGTGTGGCCAGGTGAGTGGTTTCATAGGAGCCGTATTGAACCTCTGCGCCGCGTCTTTGCGCAAGCAATTGAGCAATTGTCAAGGGGACGCTTCCCATGAATCTGGTAGGGACGCACCGCCTCCCTGGAATCTGTTTCGCTCAATGGCTCAAGAAAGTCAGGGACGGAGTGGAATCCGTCCCTACCTGGTTTCATGGGCCCAATGCTCCACTCCAACACTCCATTACTCCGCCACTCCCCATTACTCTAAGAGCGTGTTTTGAAAATGGGTGGAACGGGCAACCAGCCCGTTTTCGGCGGCAACTTGCCGCCGAACATTGCGGCAGGCTGGTAGCCTGCCGCAACAGGCCAGTGGCCTGTTCCACCCAAAAGGCATTTTTAGAACACGCTCCAACACTCCCTCACTCCGCTCCGACGATCATGCAGACGGGTCCTGCGCCGCGCGCATCGA
This genomic window contains:
- a CDS encoding neuraminidase (sialidase)-like protein, with translation MKPLTWPHFALGILLSLSIPQRWQAAAADSQPPFLESELIFPLEHWHNHASCIVEAPNGDLLVCWFHGSGERTADDVKIEGARKRKGETRWSARFTLADTPGYPDTNCAMFFDPSGRLWLLWPTILANEWHTALMKYRIATDYSSDGPPKWEVSEVLHVTPGNEFAETVSKYADAAEATLRDSSYPDDAKQRFQTRLAELRKKAADKLYRRLGWMTRAHPFILDGTRLIVPLYSDGFSFSLMAITDDWGKNWHTSTPLVGAGNIQPSIVRRKNGSLFTLMRDNGPPPKRLHQSESHDRGETWSRVTDSELPNPGSGAEITSLRNGHWLLISNDTERGRNSLLVQISDDEGKTWKWKRHLELDAPGAEASQYHYPSILQAKDGTLHASYSFHLNRKDVGKDADGLPARKTIKHAHFNEAWVQQGDAP